GAGGCTTTGATAACCTTTTGCAGCAGATTCACTCTGCTCTCTGAATATTTCTAGCACATCGTCATCAATATAGATTGTGATGCGTGTTTTACCTGTTTGGGGAATAACAGCCCCTCGTTTAGCCTGACTAAAATCATATTCCGCTTTCATACTGCCTTCTCTCAGAACGTGTCGCAGGACGGGCTGAAATTATGCGAACGCGATTCCCTCGATCTGTATAAACCACGACTAGCAAGCGCCAGAGATGATCCATGCCAATCGCAACAAATCGCCGTTCTCCTTGAGCCGTTGTATCCTCAAAAGAAAGCGCATTCGGGTCAAACAAGACTGCCTCAGCATCTGAAAAGCTCACACCGTGCTTTTGCAGATTAATAGCCGCTTTATTTGAATCCCATTCGACTTCCATAAATATATTATATGCTTTGTTCGTTAGCAAATCGCCACTATCTTGCCACGATCGCACTTCCTCGAATCGATTAAAGTATAAATAAGCTTAAATATTAGTAGCCAGCAGATTCATTTGAATATGAGCCATAGAGCAGAATCATCGCAATTTAATCGGGTTATTGAGACTGTAGAAGCAATGCCTTGGGAAGATAGAGAAATTTTGTTGGATATTCTGCAAAAACGCCAGCATGAATCTAGAAGGCTCCAATTAGTCCAAGAAATTGCTGAAGTACGACAAGATTATACTGATGGGAATGTCAGTTTTGGGTCAGTTGATGATTTCCTTGCTGCATTGGATGATGAATGAGAATTGGATGGAATCCTAAGTCTATTCGTGCTTTTAAGAGGATGGTGCGGAAAAACCCGCAATTACGCCCTCTAATCGAGCAAGCACTCAGACAGTTGGCTGAAGACCCTTTCCAATCTGGTTTGCGAACTCATAAACTTAAAGGAGATCTGGCGAATATTTGGTCATGCTCGATTGATTACAATTATCGGATTCTTTTTGAGTTCGTTCGAGGTTCAGATGAAGAGGATGCTGTGTTATTGCTCAACATAGGGACGCATGACGAAGTTTATTAGATTTATTAGAAGTAAATTATTAAGGATTTGCTGGTTGATCTGGATAAGCCGTCAATTCTGGGAACGTGCATTTGCAGTTTAAGTAGCTTTTCAGTTTCTCGAAATCGATTTCATGCTTTCTGTAGTCTTGCGGTGAAATAACGATAATGAGAATATTCACTATATATGGAGTTTTTTTTGTGGAAAATGCTATATATGGTTTTTCCAGGGCAGTTCAATACCCAAAGCACTGATATCATGCAGCATAACTATTTATTGTAAAGAAACTTTCTCGATAATATACCAAATAATCGCATTATCAAGAATTATTCTGGATATCATTCAGCGTCAAAACTCCTGCAACAATAACCTCCGTGCGATCGCATTTCACTTTCACTCAGTCAACCGACTATGCAATGCTATTGCTCTAAACTATAAACTTCCTTTTGGAAGATAATATAAGATCGAGAGTATGCAGGAGCAAAAGAGTGAGTCAAGAGTTTGACTACGATTTAGTCATTATCGGTGCTGGTGTAGGCGGACACGGTGCGGCAATTCATGCGGTAAGTTGCGGATTGAAGACGGCAATTATCGAAAAAGCCGATATGGGCGGTACTTGCGTCAATCGCGGTTGTATTCCTTCTAAAGCTTTGTTAGCTGCTAGTGGTAGAGTTAGGGAACTGCGGAACGAGCATCACCTAAAATCTTTGGGAATCCAAATCGGGAGCGTAACTTACGATCGCGCAGCCATCGCCCATCACGCTAGCAGTATAGTTGATAAACTGCGTGGAGACTTAGTTAACAGTCTCAAACGCCTCAAAGTAGATATTATCGCAGGAGTCGGGAGAGTTGCTGGCAGTCAAAAGGTGTCTGTGACGACGGATAGTGGCGAAAAAATCCTCACTGCCAAGGATATCATCATCGCTGCTGGTTCTATTCCTTGGGTTCCTCCAGGGATTAAAATTGATGGCAAAACCGTATTTACTAGCGACGATGCGATTAAATTAGAATCTGTACCAAATTGGGTGGCAATTATTGGCAGTGGCTACATCGGTTTAGAGTTTTCGGATGTTTACTCAGCTTTGGGTAGCGAAATTACTATGATCGAAGCTCTAGATAATTTGATGCCTGGATTCGACCCAGATATCGCTAAAATAGCCCAAAGAGTTTTGATTGCACCGAGAGATGTGGAAACTTATACCAGCACCTTAGCTAAGAAGGTAACTCCTGGTTCTCCGGTGGTAATTGAATTGGCTGATGCCAAAACTAAAGAAACTATCGATACGATTGAAGTAGATGCTTGTTTGGTAGCTACGGGTAGGATTCCCGATACCAAAGACTTGGGGTTGGAAAATGTTGGGGCAGAAACCGATAAACGGGGTTATATTCCCGTAGACGATCGCATGGCTGTCCTCTTACATGGCGAACCCGTACCCCATCTGTGGGCAATTGGAGATGCCACGGGTAAAATGATGCTAGCTCACGCAGCTTCGGCTCAAGGGATTGTCGCGGTAGAAAATATGTGCGATCGCCCCCGCACTGTCGATTATGCTAGTATTCCTGGGGCTGCTTTTACCCATCCAGAAATTAGCTTTGTGGGTTTAACCGAACCACAAGCGCAAGAAAAAGCTCAAGCTGAAGGGTTTACCATTGCTACTACTCGATCGTATTTCAAAGGTAACTCTAAAGCTATAGCTGAAGGAGAATCTGACGGCATTGCTAAAGTTATCTATCGCCAAGATACTGGGGAAGTATTGGGAGTGCATATCATCGGTTTACACGCCTCCGACTTGATCCATGAAGCCGCAAATGCGATCGCTCAGCGTCAATCGATTAAATCCTTGGCTTACCTAGTTCACGCTCATCCTACCCTCTCAGAAGTCCTAGATGAAGCCTATAAACGCGCTTTAGTCCACACTTAAACTGCTAATGCCAATTCACATTAGAGATGTGACAATTCTAAGTAGGGGCGCAAAGCTTGCGCCCCTACAGATTATTTTTGATAATTGGTATTATCTACCCAAATTCTCGAATTCAATGCCGACAAACTCATACCAATTTACTAAATACTTACTACAGAGCCAAACGTAGAGACGTTGCATTGCAACGTCTCTACAGCCCAATGTGTAGCCCAAGAAAAAGAAAATGGTATCAAAACGATCCCCGTTTCTGAAAACAAAATGGCTCTATCAGCGCTCCCCAAATAGATTGACCAGTGGTAGGAAAGAAAACAGGTGTTAGTATTATTACCGCTTAACCCAAGCCGAATATAAATCTTCTTCGACAACTTCCCGTTTACCACCAGTGAGAGTCCGATCCACCAGTACTTTGAGAGTCGTAGTGTAACCCTCATTCAGCAGTTCGTGTCCATAGCCGATAACTTTACCAATCGTTCCTGTTTTTGAATTAAGTACGTATTCACCAGTGCTAAACATAATTTTCCTGCTTTTATCTCAAATGATTCGATCCAATATTCCAGCACTCTTCACGGGTTAAAATTATTATTGCCAACCACAAAGAGCGATCGCTTCATCCTTAAAGCGTCTTTTACTCATACTTTAGATAGAACTTCTCCCGCCTGTGGGAACTTCTGCTAACCTATCTACGTCTCTAGCCATCCCCGCTCGTTTTGACTGTCCGCATCAAAATCAGTCCTATTACCACTAATAAAACTCCAGATGCTAGAAAGCCGAGATCCCACAGCCCTTGATGGATACCAGGTTTGAGGTGATGAATGCCCAAAATCTGATGGTCGATAATCCCTTCAACCAAGTTAAATAAACCTGCTCCCACGAGTAACGAACCCACAAATAGCCGACCCGACCAAACATCACTAGCATACCGTCCAGCACGCCACAATAAACCGATACCCGTCAGAGTGAGCAACCAATCAAAGAGGTGAAACAGTCCATCTCCCAACGTATTCAACTCCATCCCAGCCACGGTTGCGTGGGTTTTAATGCTGGAAAACATATGATGCCATTGCAGCAGTTGATGAAAGACAATACCATCAAAAAATCCACCCTGACCTAATCCCAAAATGAGTCCAGCGAAAAATAAGGGACGGGTATTCGGCGATTTTGTAGGCTCTAAAAGCTTGTAGGCTTGAATATCCATGAGATAGACTGACACGGCGAGTTTTTATAAAGAAGGCGCAAGGGTAAAAATTACTTACTACTTAATAGCTGACTTCCGTAAAAAGCCTATCTACCTTAAGAGCGAACTTTCAGATTTAATTACAATTCACCGATGCGGGGAGATCGGCATCGAATGCTTGATTCAAAAGTATTTCAGGCGATCGCCGAAGGAGAAGCTGACGGGATTGCCAAAGTCATCTTATTAATTCCTCTCCGTGTCTCCGTGTCCCAGTCTCCCTTGTCCTACTTCTTCCCTCTTCCTTCTTCCTTGACTCAACTAATAATTCTAGTATTTATGCAAGAGGTCTAATATCACCATGCGGGTTTTTTGTGCTGTTGGTTATCTGTACCTTGCTGCGAGCCAACTTCTTGGGGACTTGCCCAACCACTAACCCTTTCTACTGGAGAGTTCACAGTAGACAGATGGGTAATGTTCCGTATAGGTTTTACAGTATATCCAGCATCTCGTAATAATGAGATTACACCGCGATCACCTGCGAGATGTCCAGATCCGACTCCAAAGAATGTCGCCTTGGTTTTTGCAGCTTGAACAATTTTGGGAATCCAAGTTTGGTTGCGGCTATCTATCAGAGTATCGCCTATAGTTTTCCCTTTTTCAGCAGCAGGAGCGTTAAAAAATTTTTCTCTAATTGAGACAATATCTCCATCGATATAATAAGAAATAAGTTGTTCGTGTATTTGCCTGACTTGTTCCTTATTATTCACTAGATAAAGCACTTGTGCGGCAACAGTCTCATCAGAGCCACTTTTATCTACTGCATTAACTTGGTCTTGAAATTCTTCAAGTCCTAACACTTCAACTTGGCGTTCTTGGGCATTATTCAACAGAACGCTGTCTATAGCTACGGTATTGCATTTAAGCAAGGCATCAGTTGAAAGCTTTGTCAGGAAAAAGGGTTTAAGGTTTAAATAATTATCTAAAGAAATTTGAGAATTTTGTTGAAAAAATAGGCTAACTTTCCCGTAGTTTTGATCTCCTAGTAAAGTTTTGAGGGTTTGACCAGGTGGTAGCTTAGTATTATTTTGGACAGTGCTGGTAAAATTAGGGTCGTCTAAGTCTAATTCTAAATAAAGTTGTTTGGTTCTAGCTAATGCAGTTTGCACTGGCTGAGACAATTTAGCCCGATCTGGACAAATGGTGTGAATGGTGCCAAATAGGTAGGATGGTTGCGTAATGCCAGGACCTGTAATTTCCCAAAGAAGCGATTTTTCGGTGGGTTTCTCGGCTAGGGAAGTATTACTCAAAACAGTCACTACCATAGCAGCGATCGCCAAAGGAATGGTTTTCCAGGCAAGGCTTATTTTCATCTTCATGGTATTTAAACTTTTAGTCTCATAAGTTAGACAGACAGGAAATTTTGGTCAACGTATGTATATCTTCACTTCAACAAAAATATAAACACTTACGGAATACTAGGTTGAATTATCAGTTTTTATGCTGTCATCTTCTGCACCACTTAGCTTTCCAAGTTTCGCCATAATGGTAAAAAGGGTTGCGATTGGACATTTGGGCAAATGCAAAATAGTGACACTTCAACCGTAAAATTTGGTTAGATACATTCGTTTTGCCTGTGGAGCAATTTCTTCATGCCAGTTGCCGTCGGAGTTATTCAAACCTTGGGCTTTCCTCCCGTACTTGCTGCCGCAGATGCAATGGTGAAAGCTGGTCGAGTTACGTTGGTACAATATGGCTTAGCAGAATCGGCTCAGTTTTTTGTAGCTATACGCGGGCCGGTTTCTGAAGTCAGACAAGCTATGGAGGCTGGTGTTGAAGCCGTTAACAAGACTCACGGTGCAGAACTTCTCACTCACTATATTGTCCCCAATCCTCCAGAAAACCTAGAAATAGTCTTACCCATTAACTACACTGCTAAGGTTGATAAGTACCGATAGTTACCTATTTCAATATAGATTGTTCTATGGAAGAGCAAGATAATACTCTAACTTCCAAGTAGCAAGATTTAGTTTTTGGACTTGCTGGGGTCAGGGATTGTTTCATTTGTGACTAGCTTAGCCGAGTC
The window above is part of the Merismopedia glauca CCAP 1448/3 genome. Proteins encoded here:
- a CDS encoding BrnT family toxin, which produces MEVEWDSNKAAINLQKHGVSFSDAEAVLFDPNALSFEDTTAQGERRFVAIGMDHLWRLLVVVYTDRGNRVRIISARPATRSERRQYESGI
- a CDS encoding BrnA antitoxin family protein, which translates into the protein MKAEYDFSQAKRGAVIPQTGKTRITIYIDDDVLEIFREQSESAAKGYQSLMNEALRQYLEKVKQPLDEETLRRVIQEELQELRAAK
- the lpdA gene encoding dihydrolipoyl dehydrogenase, translated to MSQEFDYDLVIIGAGVGGHGAAIHAVSCGLKTAIIEKADMGGTCVNRGCIPSKALLAASGRVRELRNEHHLKSLGIQIGSVTYDRAAIAHHASSIVDKLRGDLVNSLKRLKVDIIAGVGRVAGSQKVSVTTDSGEKILTAKDIIIAAGSIPWVPPGIKIDGKTVFTSDDAIKLESVPNWVAIIGSGYIGLEFSDVYSALGSEITMIEALDNLMPGFDPDIAKIAQRVLIAPRDVETYTSTLAKKVTPGSPVVIELADAKTKETIDTIEVDACLVATGRIPDTKDLGLENVGAETDKRGYIPVDDRMAVLLHGEPVPHLWAIGDATGKMMLAHAASAQGIVAVENMCDRPRTVDYASIPGAAFTHPEISFVGLTEPQAQEKAQAEGFTIATTRSYFKGNSKAIAEGESDGIAKVIYRQDTGEVLGVHIIGLHASDLIHEAANAIAQRQSIKSLAYLVHAHPTLSEVLDEAYKRALVHT
- a CDS encoding DUF2243 domain-containing protein, which encodes MSVYLMDIQAYKLLEPTKSPNTRPLFFAGLILGLGQGGFFDGIVFHQLLQWHHMFSSIKTHATVAGMELNTLGDGLFHLFDWLLTLTGIGLLWRAGRYASDVWSGRLFVGSLLVGAGLFNLVEGIIDHQILGIHHLKPGIHQGLWDLGFLASGVLLVVIGLILMRTVKTSGDG
- a CDS encoding carbon dioxide-concentrating mechanism protein CcmK, yielding MPVAVGVIQTLGFPPVLAAADAMVKAGRVTLVQYGLAESAQFFVAIRGPVSEVRQAMEAGVEAVNKTHGAELLTHYIVPNPPENLEIVLPINYTAKVDKYR
- a CDS encoding type II toxin-antitoxin system RelE/ParE family toxin, whose protein sequence is MRIGWNPKSIRAFKRMVRKNPQLRPLIEQALRQLAEDPFQSGLRTHKLKGDLANIWSCSIDYNYRILFEFVRGSDEEDAVLLLNIGTHDEVY
- a CDS encoding TraB/GumN family protein, whose protein sequence is MKISLAWKTIPLAIAAMVVTVLSNTSLAEKPTEKSLLWEITGPGITQPSYLFGTIHTICPDRAKLSQPVQTALARTKQLYLELDLDDPNFTSTVQNNTKLPPGQTLKTLLGDQNYGKVSLFFQQNSQISLDNYLNLKPFFLTKLSTDALLKCNTVAIDSVLLNNAQERQVEVLGLEEFQDQVNAVDKSGSDETVAAQVLYLVNNKEQVRQIHEQLISYYIDGDIVSIREKFFNAPAAEKGKTIGDTLIDSRNQTWIPKIVQAAKTKATFFGVGSGHLAGDRGVISLLRDAGYTVKPIRNITHLSTVNSPVERVSGWASPQEVGSQQGTDNQQHKKPAW